Proteins co-encoded in one Apteryx mantelli isolate bAptMan1 chromosome 4, bAptMan1.hap1, whole genome shotgun sequence genomic window:
- the PRRG4 gene encoding transmembrane gamma-carboxyglutamic acid protein 4 produces MFVILVLLCQLHVMVFAFPHCTERLNNLKHELKEVFTSEKDANLFFGRHLLNNRFDFEAFTPDNLERECFEELCSYEEAREIFEDPDKTMDFWKDYSSRGPKIKTDDDTLQKINVTGLLIGLVAAGVMLVIIGLLIFYCCKSRCKSRQPPGYLDYVRNRRDNSSNVFRRHEEFSLNPLPHRTDDSGLPTYEQAVTAGGQPDVPPPPYPGPTKGAKVFKKSMSLPAS; encoded by the exons ATGTTTGTGATTTTGGTACTGCTGTGTCAGCTACATGTGATGGTGTTTGCATTTCCTCATTGCACAGAGAGATTAAATAACTTGAAGCATGAATTGAAAGAAG tgtTCACATCAGAAAAGGATGCCAATTTATTCTTTGGAAGACATCTTCTGAATAACAGATTTGATTTTGAAGCATTCACACCAGATAACCTGGAAAGGGAATGCTTTGAAGAGCTGTGCAGTTATGAAGAAGCAAGAGAAATTTTTGAAGACCCTGATAAAACG ATGGATTTCTGGAAAGACTATTCAAGTAGAGGCCCTAAAATAAAAACAG ATGATGATACGCTACAAAAGATTAATGTTACAGGACTTCTCATTGGTCTAGTTGCTGCTGGAGTAATGTTGGTCATAATTGGACTGCTTATTTTCTACTGCTGCAAAAGTAGATGCAAATCAAGGCAACCACCAGG GTACTTGGATTATGtaagaaacagaagagacaaTTCATCTAACGTCTTCAGAAGACATGAAGAGTTTTCTTTAAATCCACTTCCTCACAGAACTGATGATTCAGGACTACCAACTTATGAGCAAGCAGTTACTGCAGGCGGACAACCTGATGTGCCACCACCCCCTTACCCAGGGCCCACAAAAGGAGCAAAAGTGTTTAAAAAGTCTATGTCACTTCCGGCCTCTTAG